One window of Dyadobacter sandarakinus genomic DNA carries:
- a CDS encoding malate:quinone oxidoreductase, protein MNTKKSSKTTSPDVVLIGAGIMSATLGVLLKKLNPAITISIYERLDRVTAESSDPWNNAGTGHSAFCELNYTPELPDGSVETKKAVKIAESFEVSKEFWAYLVENGVIDTPESFINKIPHMSFVWGEENVNYLRKRHAALTKHHLFKGMEYSEDKNEISSWVPIVMEGRDAQEKVAATRMDLGTDVNFGALTKFMFDYLEKQNGVALYLNHEVDDIDQLKTGEWGIEVKDRATRKSQKIRTKFVFIGAGGGSLPLLEKSGIPEGKGFGGFPVSGQWLVCNKPEIIERHQAKVYGKASVGSPPMSVPHLDTRMINGQKALLFGPYAGFSTKFLKNGSYMDLPLSIKLNNIRPMLAAGIHNIPLTKYLIDQVRQSPEDRLDALKDYLPDAKLEDWTLETAGQRVQVIKKDKKVGGVLEFGTEMVTAADGSLAALLGASPGASTSVSIMLDLINRCFREAKSKEWQEQFREIIPSYGKSLAKDGELAAKTRARTTEVLQLNASQLEEEITA, encoded by the coding sequence ATGAATACCAAAAAGTCTTCAAAAACGACCTCCCCCGATGTAGTTTTGATCGGAGCCGGTATCATGAGTGCAACGCTGGGTGTGCTGCTGAAAAAACTCAATCCTGCTATTACCATTTCCATTTACGAGCGTCTCGACAGGGTTACCGCCGAGAGCTCTGATCCCTGGAACAATGCCGGCACAGGGCACTCTGCATTTTGCGAACTGAACTACACACCCGAGCTTCCCGATGGTTCTGTCGAAACCAAAAAGGCTGTTAAAATCGCCGAATCCTTCGAAGTCTCGAAAGAATTCTGGGCGTACCTCGTTGAAAATGGCGTGATCGACACACCTGAAAGCTTTATCAACAAAATCCCGCACATGAGTTTCGTGTGGGGTGAAGAAAATGTAAACTACCTGCGTAAAAGGCATGCTGCACTGACAAAACACCACCTTTTCAAAGGAATGGAGTACAGCGAGGACAAAAACGAAATTTCCAGCTGGGTGCCCATCGTGATGGAAGGCCGTGATGCGCAGGAGAAAGTAGCTGCGACGCGTATGGACCTTGGTACAGACGTTAACTTTGGTGCTTTAACCAAATTCATGTTCGACTATCTTGAAAAACAAAACGGTGTAGCGTTGTACCTCAATCACGAGGTAGATGATATTGACCAGCTGAAAACTGGTGAGTGGGGCATTGAAGTGAAAGACCGGGCGACCAGAAAGTCACAGAAAATCCGCACAAAGTTTGTATTCATCGGAGCAGGAGGCGGCTCTCTGCCTTTACTCGAAAAATCGGGCATTCCGGAAGGAAAAGGATTTGGCGGATTTCCGGTGAGCGGACAATGGCTGGTTTGCAACAAGCCCGAAATCATCGAACGCCATCAGGCAAAGGTGTATGGAAAAGCATCTGTGGGATCACCGCCTATGTCTGTACCCCACCTGGATACACGCATGATTAATGGACAGAAAGCCCTTTTGTTCGGACCATATGCAGGTTTTTCAACGAAGTTCCTGAAAAATGGTTCGTACATGGATCTCCCGCTTTCCATTAAGCTCAACAATATTCGCCCGATGCTGGCCGCCGGGATCCATAATATTCCATTGACCAAGTACCTGATCGACCAGGTACGTCAGTCTCCCGAAGACCGCCTGGATGCATTGAAGGATTACCTGCCCGATGCGAAGCTCGAAGACTGGACCCTTGAAACTGCCGGACAGCGTGTGCAGGTTATCAAAAAAGATAAGAAAGTAGGAGGTGTACTTGAATTCGGTACCGAAATGGTGACTGCGGCTGACGGCTCGCTGGCTGCATTGCTGGGAGCTTCCCCGGGTGCGTCTACATCCGTTTCCATTATGCTCGATCTGATCAACCGATGCTTCAGGGAAGCCAAGTCCAAAGAATGGCAGGAACAATTCAGAGAGATCATCCCATCTTACGGAAAATCGCTTGCAAAAGATGGAGAACTGGCTGCAAAAACCAGGGCACGCACCACCGAGGTACTGCAACTGAATGCATCCCAACTCGAAGAGGAAATCACAGCCTGA